A window of Pseudophryne corroboree isolate aPseCor3 chromosome 1, aPseCor3.hap2, whole genome shotgun sequence genomic DNA:
ttgaaaaatgttcacatagctttgctgttgtctgtgctgttcttccattagtctgtgctgttcttccattatgcgctgtaagttgcccatgacctgtgtaatgtctgcatgcatgagttccatggtactgccaattctcgtggtttgttcattttgtctactcatatttctggttattcttctgaggtgacatggtaggcttgcaaacatttgtgtctgcctaagcaggcaatcttcattagtggcctgctgtctagcccaaatgttccaaaacacgtgatcagggccttgtgttactggtgttgttgggctgtgttgtggtggtggtgtgctttgctgtggtggtgtactcataggtgctgggggcctgattccttggcttaatggctgcatttctaacatgatggtCTCATCCATGTCATTGAGTTGCTGTtgctgcggagggatgctgttaccaggactagaagctgaaatttagaaaaattatccgttagctatccatatgtttgaaaaattataacaaatcactacacatggaacacgtcaTTGACTGTtactttcagatatcctgcctagcaacatcatcactcataacttaaatacatacatatgcctattGAGGTGTCCTTTCCTGATTGATCACTCTTTGAAACGTCTCACAAAATCCAGATgataaacatgaaaaaagaaaataatacacATATATGGGTGGTAATGCTTTAGAATAATTGTTTAGTCCATAAGTGTCCAGAAAAAGAAAGCCTAATGTGCCGGGATGTTTTTGATAGAAGATGAGGACAGTGTCTCGCCACCATTCAATTCTACTGGaaaacgtaccgaaactcacataaaatAGGGTAAGAACaagtatgtaaaggtatcttttgaagATCTATCCCACGTGATGTAAGGCAATACGTAAAAGACAGATGACGTACCCCACTTACTTTAGAAGGGGGATTAATCccacgtatcaaggtttcttttaagcCAGGACCAGAGAAAACTTCCAAAATACTTCAAAGCGGTTTATTTGAAAGAATGTCCATTAAAAC
This region includes:
- the LOC134999684 gene encoding uncharacterized protein LOC134999684 — translated: MDETIMLEMQPLSQGIRPPAPMSTPPQQSTPPPQHSPTTPVTQGPDHVFWNIWARQQATNEDCLLRQTQMFASLPCHLRRITRNMSRQNEQTTRIGSTMELMHADITQVMGNLQRIMEEQHRLMEEQHRQQQSYVNIFQNNQKINETLFRIVDNQNAATRELNATLTNLNETLRSMHQQQTSSSSGTTTPNITPVSSPPRRSTRARQHDSGTGKGQDKQPLKKN